The following proteins are co-located in the Vigna unguiculata cultivar IT97K-499-35 chromosome 9, ASM411807v1, whole genome shotgun sequence genome:
- the LOC114163533 gene encoding uncharacterized protein LOC114163533: MRQRRWMEFLKDYDFELLYHPGKANVVVDALSRKTVHAAHLMIKEVELLEKFRDMKLQLLDASLKRIRQQLGSDETRDFALDNDDILRFQGRICVPNDAERPGGNLQSLEIPVWKWDNISMDFVTHLPWTFRGHDTMWVIVDRLTKSAHFLVMNLRMPMAKLAQLYIREIVRLHGVPSSIVSDRDPRFTSWFWQTLQSAMAR; encoded by the exons atgaggCAACGAAGGTGGATGGAGTTCCTGAAGGATTATGATTTCGAACTGCTGTATCACCCAGGGAAAGCAAATGTGGTAGtagatgccttgagtaggaagactgtacatgcggcacatctcatgataaagGAGGTGGAACTGCTGGAAaagttcagagacatgaagctacag ttgttggatgctAGTCTGAAAAGAATCAGACAACAACTTGGGTCAGATGAGACTAGAGATTTCGCTTTGGATAATGATGACATCTTGCGATTCCAGGGTAGGATTTGTGTGCCAAATGATGCTGAG AGACCCGGTGGGAATCTACAATCCTTGGAGATACCAGtatggaaatgggacaacatctccatggactttgtgacccatcTACCATGGACTTTTAGGGGGCATGATACAATGTGGGTTATAGTGGATCGcctgaccaagagtgctcatttcTTGGTGATGAATTTGAGAATGcctatggccaagttggctcaGCTGTACATTAGGGAGATAGTGAGGTTACATGGGGTACCGTCAAGTATTGTGTCAGACAGAGACCCGCGGTTCACGTCTtggttttggcagacgctaCAAAGTGCTATGGCGAGATGA
- the LOC114163534 gene encoding uncharacterized protein LOC114163534 encodes MEAARVVVEDAHRQHMEALRQLEENRAVAPVFGLEPQPILREWSLEDFLKHHPVKFNGKVSPDAADQWLKDLERIFDAKTCLVESRLAFTVYMLTRKAEHWWISTKSIMEERGELVTWEAFRGKILSEYFPDSVRYAKEVEFLQLTKGGKTVTNYAEKFKHLSRFYTLPLDEEWRCRKFENDLKGDIRLMMKNEVEGQRPQQPQRIGGPFGSQPRHDERRRPYDRPPNQPKGSRGFPPQQGRV; translated from the exons atggaggctgcacGAGTGGTTGTCGAGGATGCACATAGGCaacatatggaggccctccgccagctgGAAGAGAACAGGGCGGTAGCCCCTGTGTTTGGTCTTGAGCCACAACCTATACTCAGGGAGTGGAGCCTGGAGGACTTCCTAAAACACCACCCAGTAAAGTTTAATGGGAAGGTTAGCCCTGACGCagcagaccaatggctgaaggatcTGGAGAGGATCTTTGATGCAAAAACATGCCTAGTAGAGAGCAGGTTGGCTTTCACGGTATACATGCTCACTAGAAAGGCTGAGCATTGGTGGATCAGTACAaaatccatcatggaggagagagGCGAGCTGGTGACGTGGGAGGCCTTTAGGGGGAAGATCCTCTCAGAATATTTCCCAGACAGCGTTCGatatgccaaggaggtggaattcctccaacTGACCAAGGGAGGGAAGACAGTGACAAActatgctgagaagttcaagcacctCAGCCGCTTCTATACTTTGCCTCTCGATGAAGAGTGGAGATGCCGAAAATTTGAGAACGACCTAAAGGGagatattcgcttgatg atgaagaatgaggtaGAGGGTCAGCGACCTCAGCAGCCtcagaggattggtggaccatTTGGGTCCCAACCCAGACATGATGAGCGGAGAAGACCATATGACAGACCTCCGAATCAGCCTAAGGGGTCTAGGGGTTTTCCTCCCCAACAAGGTCGAGTATAG